The sequence GGGAGTagagtgagaaagagaagaaatgagagatacagagtgaataaaaaaaaaaataaatgcatatgGCATTCTCATCCGTACCGTGCCAAAGATGAGAGTGTACTGTAGCAtgtctcaaaattttttgacatttaacATACCTCATGATGttctgtttttggtgtttggcaCACTTGATGGTAATGCTCTTAGTCATTAGAGTTATTTTATGGTCACaataaaatgtcacaatatttttatgatagtTAAGGTGTCAATCCATCatacatcaaaataaaataaaatattatactaaggagcaagacttaggtattgttctttatgttcattttttaaaattctgctatgtagatttttttttacgagatgagtgtattttttaattaaatagtcaCATGGTTGAATAactgtaactaaattttatcctgTACTGAGATACACCTCAACATCAGTGGAGCTACAAATTTAGCTATTTATCACcatcaaaagttattttatctattttacctacacatatGCTGcaacagtggatctattttaactttcaacacaataaaataatatatctactacaataaaataatccatctcACTACAATAAAAACACCACAAACTGATCCACCACCACAGCCAACCAAGAACAACCGCCCACAACCACCCAACAACAACTAACAAGCCAAGAACAACCACCCACAACCACtgccaaaaatccaaattagccAAAAACCAACACATAAATCACCACCACAGCCACACCACCACTGACCCATGAAACTCAGCCACCATGAAACCTAGCCAAACCACCATCACAAAACCCAGAGAAACCCATGAAATCCAATCACGAAATCCGCGGCGCTCTTAAGTTTGATGAAGGCGGTGCCGATGGAGCTTGGATCGACAATGAAGCTTAGGTCGGCAATGGAGCTTGGATTGGCGGTGAGATGGAGGACTAGGCGAAATGGGTCGGTGGTGTGGGATAGCGACGTGGGACGGCAATGAAGATGAAGATCCAAAATAGATCGGCGAAGCAGAGAGTAGATaaggatgagaaaaaaaaaaaaaaaaaaaggagagaaggaaaaaggaagaaagaagagaagccagagagagaaaaaagaaagaaagagaaaatattttttaaatagaagaggagagagaaatttaattatatatatatatatatatttttttttagcttagtGCACATccatagatagatgtgcactgtagcaatgaagctaaaaaaaatagctttagctccattgctggatggtggttttttgtgttttggtggaattaaaataattatatagcTATTTAACTCCATCGTTGCAAGTGCtctaagagcatttgcagcagtgtaGGTATATTGTTATATTACTATAATTTAGCTCCTCAAACACCAAAATGATGctccagcagtggagctaaatctattttttttagctccattgctacagtgcacatctatagatagatgtgcactgttcatgaaagctaaaaaaaaaaatattttattctaccagcccgattattttattaaaaacccACAccttgcctctctctctctctctctctctctgtctctctttctctctctctcaggtctcatctcatctctcaaaactctctcAAGCAAACTCTCTCAACATTGTGCTCTAGCCGTTGGGTTGTGGTTGTGCTCCAGCCTTGTGGATCGAAGTGGATTTCCGTGGATCGTGGTTGTGCTCCGGCCTCGTGGATCGAAATGGCTTCCCTCACCTCCACTCCATCCTTGGGTCGTGGTTATGCTCCAGTGTGCGTTGGTATCGGGGTTAAGATCGGTGTGTGATTTCGACGTTTGGGTAGCTGGATTTGGGTTTGGTGGATTTCAGAGTTTGGGTTGCTGGATTTCAAGGGTCACGGtggagatggtggtggtggtggggggtCGTTTTGCTGGTGGGGGGTTGTATCGGCGTGGGTTcgatttgtgatttgtgggtCTAATTTATGATTTTTGGCTGTGGGTTTATTTTGTAGTGTgttgtgggtttgttttgtgGTGACTGTGGGTTTGTTGGTGATGCTATGTTGGTGCCTTGGTAGGTTgtgctgcatttttttttttgtttatgattggtgattttgtttggtctgggttaaggaaaaagattggagatttgggttggttggtttttttttttttttttttttcctgctgtggactggtggccggtggtggtggtggtagttgTGGGTGTGGCTGATAGTAGAGTTGATTGTGGTTGGTATTGTGGATGTTTTTTTAGGTagtaggatatattattttattgtagtggctgtattattttattgtgatgtttatattattttattgtgttaaaaactaaaataaatctACTATTGCAGCAtgtagataaaatagataaaataacttttaatataactaaaaaactaaatttttaacCACAGTGGATGCTCTAATAAAGGGAATTTACTGGCATTTCCGCACACAAATCTGTATCAACTGCTACAAACAGAGAcagatgtaaaaaaaattttaaaaaaaaaaaaaaattaaggataaCCTAACGTTAATACCAGTCCACAAGGCCAAGCCTCTCCTTTGCCATCACTGTTGCTTCGATGAACGAAATCTCTGAACCTCCATAGCTTCGAGAACCCAGTAGAGTTACTCTTCTTGCAAAACTCCGGCGAGGCCTTCAAGCTCGCCCGATTCCGACGCCGACGAAGAAGACCCATCTTGCTCTTCAACAAAAAACTTCCTCAACGGTGGCCGGAGACTCAACGAATCGACTTTAGACCTCAAATCTCCGTCGTAATCGCCTCCGAACAAAAGATATCGGTTAAATATCGGACATTTCATGGCGTTTCAATCACGACGATTTATCGGGTTTCTCGAGCGCTTCAACAGAACCAGGTACCATTCCCACTACCTCTCTTCACCTACttcattttttccatttccattttCAACTCTAGATGACAAGCCATCACCGAATCACATCAAGAACGAAATAAATCCCAAGGAACGTTTCGTTCTTGACCAGCTCTCTGAGCTTTTACCAATCCCTCGTAACTCTTCAGCACCAAACCCATTTAGATATTCTGAAAATCCCACAAAACAAGTAGCTGAATTTAGAGCAGTTGATGGTTTTTTATTGCCCGAAGAGAAATTACGAGGGGTTTTCCTTCAGAAACTGAAGGGTAAAACTGCAATCGAGCAGGCTTTAACGAATGTTGGTATTGAATTGAGTCTTGACATTGTTGCTAGAGTAGTGAACACAGGGAATTTAGGTGGTGAAGCAATGGTTATGTTTTTCAATTGGGCGATTAAGAACCTGGCTATAACTAAGGACATTAATGGTTACCGTGTGATTATCAAAGCGTTaggaagaagaaatttttttaagtttatgaCAGAAATATTGCGTGACATGAGGACGGAAGGCGTGAGCCTTGATTTAGAGACTCTATCAATTGTATTGGACAGTTTTGTTAGAGCTCATAGAGTGTCAAAAGCAATACAAATGTTTGGAAATGTAGAAGAGTTTGGGTTGAAATGTAATACCGAGTGTTTGAATGTGCTCTTACAATGTATGTGTCATAGATCCCATGTCAGTGCTGCAAATTCGTTTTTGAATTCAGTTAAAGGGAAGATACCATTTGATGTTAtgacatataatattattattggtGGGTGGTCAAAATTGGGTAGAGTTAGTGAAATTGAGAGTGTTTTGAAAGCAATGTTAGTGGATGGGTTTAGTCCTGATTGCTCGACTTTCAGTTACCTTATTGAGGGTTTAGGGAGGGCTGGTCGGATTGATGATGCAGTTGAGATTTTTGAGCACATGAAGGATAAAGGTTGTGTGCCAGATACTGGAACCTACAATGCAATGATATTTAACTCTATATCCATTGGAGATTTTGAGGGGTGTATGAAATATTATAAGAGTATGTTGAGTAATAACTCTGACCCGGATGTTATTACTTATACCACATTAATTTCTGCCTTGCTTAAAGCCCGTAAAGTGGCTGATGCACTTGAGTTGTTTGATGAGATGTTGAGTCGTAGTCTTATTCCCTGCACTGGAACTGTAACCTCCTTCCTTGAACCCTTGTGTAGCTATGGTCCGCCCCATGCTGCCATGATGATTTacaaaaaagcaagaaaagttGGATGTAGAATATCGTTGAGTGCTTATAAGCTATTGCTTATGCGGCTTTCTAGGTTTGGTAAATGCGGAATGTTGTTAAACATGTGGGATGAGATGCAAGAATGCGGTTATTCTTCAGATATGGAAGTTTATGAGCATGTCATCAACGGACTTTGCAACATAGGGCAGCTTGAAAATGCAGTACTTGTTATGGAAGAGTCTTTGCGGAAGGGTTTTTGCCCTAGCAGGCTTATATATAGCAAActaaataacaaattattggCTTTGAATAAAGTAGAAAGGGCTTACAAGCTATATTTGAAGATCAAAGATGCTCGTCGTGATGAAAATGCTAGGAGATATTGGCGTGCTAATGGGTGGCACTTCTGAAGTGGCAAGCTTATCAGCAGCAACTGCAGTTTTTCATCCTTGCTTTGCAATTCCTGCAGCAAGTTTCAAACTTGCTTGCAGTATGAAATGATTCTTCTTGTAAGTTCTTTTAATCGTCTACAGTAGCACCTGGTGCATAATTTAAACAAATCTTTCATGCAATCACTCTAGgtattttgagaaaatgttttctGGTATggtatcattcttttttttgtttgttcatttaTATTTGTGTTGCTACAATAGCTGTTGTAGtgttatgtttattttcatcatatgaGGTTGGCTTATACTGTTTTATTATGTGCAGGTGCTTCCTTTGGTTGGACCGTATGAGCATATGCAGATCATCTTAATAAGTTGTCAGCTTGAAGCTCAAAATGACTAAAATCCAACTTGCTAATTCGCAATATTTGTATAAGCATGTTGACTGGGAAGGGCCTCATCCACTGGACACTCACCATATTGTCATCCAACGGAATTCTGCACGGATTTTCCTTGTCCACCTCTTTGCTCTTTTGCTGTTCATAAACGCCATCTATCTCTGCTTATTAAATGTAATATCTATTActttgtttcattttaattctttagCATTCTATGCTTTTCCCTTGGTTTTGCTGCTTGGCTAGAACTAGAAAAAATTGCAGCTTACTTTAGATTTCAGAATATCAGTTGTTCATCATATAGTATATTAGTAACTATTAACTGCCGATGAGTTATTGGCATTATGATTTATCAGGTTACTGGAAACAGTAGCAGTAGATCTTCCAAGTGGTTGGTATGTAAATCGTTGACAGGTGGGCTTTGAATGGTCTACCTTCAGCTACCTGTGTTAGAAAGGATCTAATCAAATTTGTATCTCATGTATCtgatgtgtatgtgtgtgtgatactttcaattttcaacctTCTGTTATCCCAGGTCTGCATGTTTGATTTGTGTTGTACTTTTTAATATCTAGGAATTTCTCAAAGAATATAATACACACGCATATACATTTTAATAACACCTATActtaatcttgttttttttttttttttttgtgtgtgtgtttgatgTTGGGGGGATCAGTTGCAATTTAATGCTTTCATAACAAACACAATTTGTTGTAACAGTTTAGATAGATAAATACGAATTTAACTTGATGGCATATCTGGTGACAGGGAACATTAGGTACCATTTTCCTTCTGAGCATGCTTTCCAGTGCTTGCCTTGTCAAATCATATTATGGGACACTTATTGAGAAAGGTGAAAAGCTAAAGACTGCTCCTTTATATATACTTAGTTCTTATTTTTAGGACTATAATATAAAGAGAGGAGTAGAACCTCAAGTTTTAGAATAACAATTACTGCATTGCTGCCTGCtttgaataaattattttagagaATATTAACTTATATCTCTGATTGATTTCTTGAACTTGTTTAAGTTTTCTATGGTGACATATGACCATTTGAAATTAATGTAAGGAGGACGGGGAGAGGTGAATCACTTGCTTAAGCATTGTCTTGTAGCTAGAGATTTATGGGATATGGTTTTTGCTCTCTTTGGAGTACAATGACCATTTGAAATTAATGCAAGGAGGACGGGGAGACAGTGAATCACTTGCTTATGCATTGTCTTGTAGCTAGAGATATATGGGATATGGTTTTTGCTCTCTTTGGAGTACAATGGGTGATGCCTAAAGGGTTTAGAATTGCTAGCTTCTTGGCAGGGATG is a genomic window of Quercus lobata isolate SW786 chromosome 2, ValleyOak3.0 Primary Assembly, whole genome shotgun sequence containing:
- the LOC115974662 gene encoding putative pentatricopeptide repeat-containing protein At5g43820 isoform X1; protein product: MAFQSRRFIGFLERFNRTRYHSHYLSSPTSFFPFPFSTLDDKPSPNHIKNEINPKERFVLDQLSELLPIPRNSSAPNPFRYSENPTKQVAEFRAVDGFLLPEEKLRGVFLQKLKGKTAIEQALTNVGIELSLDIVARVVNTGNLGGEAMVMFFNWAIKNLAITKDINGYRVIIKALGRRNFFKFMTEILRDMRTEGVSLDLETLSIVLDSFVRAHRVSKAIQMFGNVEEFGLKCNTECLNVLLQCMCHRSHVSAANSFLNSVKGKIPFDVMTYNIIIGGWSKLGRVSEIESVLKAMLVDGFSPDCSTFSYLIEGLGRAGRIDDAVEIFEHMKDKGCVPDTGTYNAMIFNSISIGDFEGCMKYYKSMLSNNSDPDVITYTTLISALLKARKVADALELFDEMLSRSLIPCTGTVTSFLEPLCSYGPPHAAMMIYKKARKVGCRISLSAYKLLLMRLSRFGKCGMLLNMWDEMQECGYSSDMEVYEHVINGLCNIGQLENAVLVMEESLRKGFCPSRLIYSKLNNKLLALNKVERAYKLYLKIKDARRDENARRYWRANGWHF